Proteins encoded in a region of the Raphanus sativus cultivar WK10039 chromosome 8, ASM80110v3, whole genome shotgun sequence genome:
- the LOC108821878 gene encoding putative terpenoid synthase 7: METIAVLGPKPRFHLSLSSRNSLLLPPIIKFHGFPLASFSDKPRKHVCLRATTSSSPTSEGELSNRKFKKVPPSEWTDHFHSVPLDVSEMDALKKEIHTLKPKVKNTFMSSQGAERILMIYLLVSLGLAYHFEDEIHDTLKESFTKIEEMMDSEEDLYTVSIIFWVFRTYGHYISSDVFTRFKESSGDFKEILKGDAKGILSLYEAAHLRTTKDDILSEALSFTSSHLESLVAGGTCPPHLSMHIQNALYLCQRWNMEMLVAVKYIPFYEQEDHDEMLLRFAKISFKLLQLQYIQDLKILTNWWYKEVDIASKLPPYFRHRIVENHFLIQAVFSEPQVSRARIMLSQYYTILGIIDDTFDRYASLPEAEILANSLERWSPDPAMDKQPEFLKAVLNFALDTFKDFENEVRPEGKPYSLEANIEEFKAFVKANFEHAKWAHSAHLPDFEKYMEVAGLEITPCVVLAGCFMSLGKMATKEAYEWLKSRPSLVQSLCVRGRLMNDITGLEEDMSRGQITNAVNCYMKQYGVTKQDALSELHKMVADTDIIINEELLTTTGVSRLVLKTALGLAQSITIAYYGYEGYTRPEGKIKEYMISMFVDQIHL, from the exons ATGGAAACTATAGCAGTTTTGGGACCAAAACCTAGATTTcatctttctctttcttctcgGAACAGTTTATTGCTGCCTCCGATAATCAAATTCCATGGCTTTCCCCTGGCGTCATTTTCGGATAAGCCTAGAAAGCATGTTTGTTTGAGGGCCACTACTAGTAGTAGTCCGACGTCTGAAGGTGAATTAAGCAATCGCAAGTTCAAGAAGGTGCCGCCCTCTGAATGGACTGATCACTTTCACTCCGTTCCCCTGGATGTCTCT GAAATGGATGCGCTCAAGAAAGAGATTCATACACTAAAGCCGAAAGTGAAGAACACCTTCATGTCTTCCCAAGGCGCTGAGAGAATCCTTATGATATATTTGCTGGTGAGCCTTGGTCTTGCATACCACTTCGAGGACGAGATCCATGATACTCTAAAAGAGAGTTTCACAAAGATAGAGGAGATGATGGACAGCGAAGAAGATTTGTACACAGTTTCCATCATCTTCTGGGTTTTCAGGACATACGGTCACTACATATCTTCTG ATGTCTTTACAAGATTCAAAGAGAGCAGCGGAGACTTCAAAGAAATTCTTAAAGGGGATGCCAAGGGTATCTTGAGCTTATATGAAGCAGCGCACTTGCGGACCACGAAAGATGATATACTGAGCGAAGCGTTGAGCTTCACCTCGAGCCATTTGGAGTCATTAGTTGCAGGTGGGACATGCCCGCCTCATCTTTCAATGCATATACAAAATGCTCTCTATCTGTGTCAGCGTTGGAACATGGAGATGTTAGTCGCTGTGAAATATATCCCATTCTACGAACAAGAAGATCATGATGAGATGCTACTCAGGTTTGCTAAGATCAGTTTCAAGTTACTGCAGCTCCAGTACATACAAGATCTCAAAATCCTTACAAA CTGGTGGTACAAGGAGGTAGATATTGCATCAAAGTTGCCACCTTACTTCAGACACAGAATCGTCGAAAACCATTTCTTGATACAAGCAGTTTTCTCCGAGCCACAAGTCTCACGTGCAAGGATTATGTTGAGTCAGTATTACACCATTTTAGGGATCATAGATGACACATTCGATAGATATGCGTCTCTTCCCGAGGCTGAAATCCTCGCCAATAGCTTGGAAAG GTGGTCTCCCGATCCTGCCATGGATAAACAACCTGAATTTTTGAAAGCCGTCCTAAACTTTGCATTGGATACTTTCAAGGATTTTGAAAATGAAGTTAGGCCGGAAGGAAAACCTTACAGTTTGGAAGCCAATATAGAAGAG TTCAAGGCATTTGTGAAAGCCAATTTTGAACATGCAAAATGGGCACACTCTGCTCACCTGCCTGACTTTGAGAAGTACATGGAGGTTGCTGGGTTGGAGATCACACCGTGTGTAGTTTTGGCTGGTTGTTTCATGTCTCTAGGAAAGATGGCTACCAAGGAAGCTTACGAGTGGCTTAAATCGAGACCAAGCCTCGTCCAATCTTTATGTGTCAGAGGTCGTCTTATGAATGATATAACCGGTTTAGAA GAGGACATGAGCAGAGGACAGATCACGAATGCAGTCAACTGTTATATGAAGCAATATGGAGTTACCAAACAAGATGCTTTAAGTGAGCTTCATAAAATGGTTGCAGATACCGATATCATAATAAATGAAGAGCTCTTGACGACAACAGGTGTGTCACGTTTGGTTCTCAAGACAGCATTAGGTCTTGCACAATCGATTACCATCGCCTACTATGGATATGAAGGATACACTCGCCCCGAAGGAAAAATCAAGGAGTACATGATTTCTATGTTTGTCGATCAGATTCATCTTTAG